A genomic stretch from Desulfotignum balticum DSM 7044 includes:
- the recJ gene encoding single-stranded-DNA-specific exonuclease RecJ produces the protein MPIKTHVTYADIDPDNARRLSQELGCHPVTAGLIWHRGFTTVESARFYLNPDFSRLTDPFAMKDMQKAVERIYSAVINREKILIFGDFDADGVTATALIHEFLSCVTDRITWYIPHRIKEGYGILPAHVKMAADQAVDLIITVDCGISGADAVAAAAKEDMDVIITDHHEPGPVLPQAVAILDPKQPDCPSGLSFLAGVGVAFFLVMGLRKFFREKGIWQSCPEPQLLPFLDLFAMGTIGDMVPLINENRVLSMAGIRQMQKNARPGIQALTKAARIDLTRLDSDDISFKMVPRINAAGRMSHARICVSLLTSQTLADAEKIAFLLDDLNARRQTIEQEIIMQIERRIHDNPSLLENRLLMLWDKHWNPSVLGIAASKLSKKYVCPVLLLSCNHEMAVGSGRSINNINIHQALTAHAHLLEKFGGHAMASGLTLSLDRLTDLATGLQDHLQTHYTRDDFSKTLTIDAILDISDICLDLVRDLDRLRPFGMNNPEPLFLARHLKVVSSQIIGRSHRKMRLQSADNSAGPVVEAFHFNVPDTRQLPVFYDQVAFRLKQSKFKAETPQMIVEEM, from the coding sequence ATGCCAATAAAAACACACGTCACATATGCGGATATCGATCCGGACAACGCCCGCCGGCTTTCGCAGGAACTGGGATGCCATCCGGTCACGGCCGGCCTGATCTGGCACCGGGGATTCACCACCGTGGAATCAGCCCGGTTTTATCTGAATCCGGATTTTTCCCGCCTCACCGATCCGTTTGCCATGAAAGACATGCAAAAGGCTGTGGAACGGATCTATTCCGCTGTCATCAACCGGGAAAAAATTCTGATATTCGGTGATTTTGATGCCGACGGGGTGACGGCCACGGCATTGATCCATGAATTTCTGTCCTGTGTGACCGACCGGATCACCTGGTATATTCCCCACCGCATCAAGGAAGGGTACGGCATTTTACCGGCCCATGTAAAAATGGCCGCAGACCAGGCCGTGGACCTGATCATCACCGTGGACTGCGGCATCAGCGGGGCAGACGCCGTGGCGGCCGCTGCAAAAGAAGACATGGATGTGATCATCACCGACCATCATGAGCCCGGACCGGTTCTGCCACAGGCGGTGGCTATTCTGGATCCCAAACAGCCGGACTGCCCTTCAGGCCTGTCTTTTCTGGCCGGTGTGGGCGTGGCGTTTTTCCTGGTCATGGGACTGCGCAAATTCTTCCGGGAAAAAGGGATCTGGCAGTCCTGTCCTGAACCCCAGCTGCTGCCGTTTCTGGACTTGTTTGCCATGGGCACCATCGGAGACATGGTGCCGCTGATCAACGAAAACCGGGTCTTGAGCATGGCCGGGATCCGGCAGATGCAGAAAAACGCCCGGCCCGGGATCCAGGCCCTGACAAAAGCCGCCCGCATCGATCTCACCCGGCTGGATTCCGATGACATCTCTTTTAAAATGGTGCCCCGGATCAATGCGGCCGGCCGGATGTCCCATGCCCGCATCTGCGTGTCTCTGCTCACCAGCCAAACTTTGGCGGATGCGGAAAAAATCGCGTTTCTGCTGGATGATCTCAATGCCCGGCGCCAGACCATTGAGCAGGAGATCATCATGCAGATTGAACGTCGCATCCATGACAACCCGTCCCTGCTGGAAAACCGGTTGCTCATGCTGTGGGACAAACACTGGAACCCCAGCGTACTGGGGATTGCCGCATCCAAACTGTCCAAGAAATATGTATGCCCGGTGCTGCTGTTGTCCTGCAATCATGAAATGGCTGTGGGATCGGGCCGGAGCATCAACAACATCAACATCCACCAGGCCCTGACCGCCCATGCCCATCTGCTGGAAAAATTCGGAGGCCATGCCATGGCATCGGGCCTGACCCTTTCTCTGGACCGGCTGACCGATCTGGCAACCGGGCTTCAGGATCATCTGCAAACCCATTATACCCGGGATGATTTCTCAAAGACCCTGACCATTGATGCCATACTGGACATATCCGACATCTGCCTGGATCTGGTCCGGGACCTGGACCGGCTACGGCCCTTCGGCATGAACAATCCCGAACCTTTGTTTCTTGCCAGGCACCTGAAAGTGGTGTCGTCCCAGATCATCGGCCGGTCCCACAGAAAAATGCGGCTCCAGAGCGCTGACAACAGCGCCGGACCCGTGGTGGAAGCGTTTCATTTCAATGTACCGGACACCCGTCAATTGCCTGTTTTCTATGATCAGGTGGCATTCCGCCTGAAACAAAGTAAATTCAAGGCAGAGACGCCCCAGATGATTGTTGAGGAGATGTAA
- a CDS encoding B12-binding domain-containing radical SAM protein: MAQVVLVQPPIEDYYLTRKRTLPYGLMSIAAGLRSHGITTAIMDGLATRKSKPMHRPERFTYMDEFYGRADRSLFCLFHTYRHFGYHLDHIALETARHTPFLVGISSLFSAYHDTAMATAAAIRRRNPNVVIVMGGHHPTLFPEQVIASPDIDYVLRGEGEHSLPLLYRALQENTPVSQIPGIAFQEKSDNVQHPGQQVIQPPYWTPDLSRLPIPDPVDLSYYRRKHQDAIMVVSSRGCPMPCSYCAVSAVSSHGRYRKRPVAHVIKEIQNQAAGRDIGFIDFEDENISLDRTWFLALLAGISKVFADRPPVELRAMNGLFPPSLDLEMIQAMAAAGFRTLNLSVGSMSAAQLKRFRRPDVRAAHDQVLGWAQKQGLDCVSYLIAAAPGQHASDSLADLLYLAARPTLAGLSIFYPAPGSRDYDQCRQSGILPGHFSLMRSTAFPVDHTTTRVQAVTLLRLSRILNYLKHRADAGLAPPCPGPVPHADTLIDPDLDREKVSDRLVQWFLDDGNIRGVDQEGQLYVHKTDPDLCRAFAANMRRYPPVGVKPPRR, from the coding sequence ATGGCACAGGTGGTCCTGGTTCAGCCGCCCATTGAGGACTATTACCTGACCCGCAAGCGCACCCTGCCCTATGGGCTGATGTCCATTGCCGCAGGGCTTAGGTCCCATGGAATCACCACAGCCATCATGGATGGCCTGGCCACCCGGAAATCAAAACCCATGCACCGGCCGGAACGGTTCACTTATATGGATGAATTTTACGGCCGGGCCGACCGGTCGTTGTTCTGTTTGTTTCATACATACCGGCATTTCGGGTATCACCTGGATCATATCGCTCTGGAAACAGCCCGGCATACGCCTTTTCTGGTGGGCATCTCTTCTTTGTTTTCCGCGTATCATGACACAGCCATGGCCACGGCCGCGGCCATCCGGCGCCGGAATCCCAATGTCGTCATTGTCATGGGCGGGCATCACCCCACCTTGTTTCCTGAACAGGTAATCGCTAGTCCGGACATCGATTATGTGCTCCGGGGAGAAGGGGAACACTCCCTGCCCCTGCTGTACCGGGCCCTCCAGGAAAACACCCCCGTATCACAGATTCCCGGCATCGCGTTTCAGGAAAAATCCGACAACGTTCAGCATCCGGGACAACAGGTGATCCAGCCGCCTTACTGGACCCCGGATCTGTCCCGGCTGCCCATACCGGATCCTGTGGATCTTTCCTATTATCGCAGAAAACATCAGGATGCCATCATGGTGGTGTCCAGCCGGGGATGCCCCATGCCCTGTTCCTATTGTGCCGTGTCTGCCGTCTCCAGCCATGGCCGGTACCGGAAACGTCCGGTGGCCCATGTGATCAAAGAGATCCAAAATCAGGCGGCCGGACGGGATATCGGATTTATCGATTTTGAGGATGAAAATATCAGTCTGGACCGGACCTGGTTTCTGGCATTGCTGGCGGGGATTTCAAAGGTTTTTGCCGACCGGCCCCCTGTGGAGCTGCGGGCCATGAACGGGCTGTTCCCTCCGTCTCTGGACCTGGAAATGATCCAGGCCATGGCAGCGGCCGGGTTCAGGACATTGAACCTGTCTGTGGGGTCCATGTCGGCCGCCCAGCTGAAACGGTTCCGGCGCCCGGATGTCCGGGCCGCCCATGATCAGGTCCTGGGCTGGGCCCAAAAACAGGGGCTTGACTGTGTGTCTTATCTGATTGCCGCGGCCCCGGGCCAGCATGCATCCGATTCCCTGGCGGATCTGCTGTATCTGGCAGCCCGGCCCACCCTGGCAGGGCTGTCAATTTTTTATCCGGCCCCGGGCAGCCGGGATTATGATCAGTGCCGGCAGTCAGGAATTTTACCCGGCCATTTTTCTTTGATGCGGTCCACGGCCTTTCCCGTGGATCACACCACCACCCGGGTTCAGGCCGTGACCCTGCTGCGCCTGAGCCGGATACTGAATTATCTGAAACACCGTGCGGATGCCGGTCTGGCACCCCCCTGCCCCGGGCCGGTGCCGCATGCGGACACGCTTATTGACCCGGATCTGGACAGGGAAAAAGTCAGTGACCGGCTGGTCCAGTGGTTTTTAGATGACGGCAACATCCGGGGCGTGGATCAGGAAGGACAATTGTATGTACACAAAACCGATCCGGATCTGTGCCGGGCCTTTGCGGCAAACATGCGCAGATATCCGCCAGTGGGGGTAAAACCCCCCCGGCGGTAA
- a CDS encoding methionyl aminopeptidase: MKTKTVRIGRNDPCPCGSGKKYKHCCRNSKKEVSVKDTYKQQYNIILKTPAQIEGIRRAGRLLMQIMDGVEKMIRPGLVTEEINTFVHNQTLQAGGISAPLNYRGFPKSVCVSINEVICHGIPGDRALQDGDIVNVDITPILDGYYADASKTFFVGTPGPAARKIVSVAAQSLKLGIEAVAPGATLGDVGYAIQSYAEAQGCSVVREFVGHGVGIDFHEQPQVLHFGSPGKGVVLVPGMVFTIEPMINLGKKELHVLPDKWTAVTNDGSLSAQFEQTILVTENGFESLTPYDL; encoded by the coding sequence ATGAAAACCAAAACCGTGAGGATCGGCAGAAACGATCCATGTCCCTGCGGCAGTGGGAAAAAATACAAACACTGCTGTCGAAACAGTAAAAAGGAAGTATCTGTGAAAGACACCTACAAACAGCAATACAACATTATTTTAAAAACCCCGGCCCAGATCGAAGGGATCCGGCGGGCGGGCAGACTGTTGATGCAGATCATGGACGGGGTGGAAAAAATGATCCGTCCGGGCCTTGTGACCGAAGAGATCAACACCTTTGTCCACAACCAGACCCTCCAGGCCGGAGGTATTTCCGCCCCCTTGAACTACCGGGGGTTTCCCAAAAGCGTGTGCGTATCCATCAATGAAGTGATCTGTCACGGCATCCCCGGAGACCGGGCCCTGCAGGACGGAGATATCGTGAACGTGGATATCACACCCATTCTGGACGGGTATTATGCCGATGCCAGCAAAACATTTTTTGTGGGCACCCCGGGGCCGGCCGCCAGAAAAATCGTGTCTGTGGCGGCCCAGTCCCTGAAACTGGGCATCGAAGCCGTGGCTCCGGGCGCGACCTTAGGCGATGTGGGGTATGCCATTCAAAGCTATGCCGAGGCCCAGGGATGTTCCGTGGTCCGGGAATTTGTGGGTCATGGGGTGGGCATTGATTTCCATGAACAGCCCCAGGTGCTGCACTTCGGATCCCCGGGAAAAGGCGTGGTTCTGGTGCCCGGCATGGTGTTCACCATCGAGCCCATGATCAATCTGGGCAAAAAAGAGCTGCATGTGCTGCCGGATAAATGGACGGCCGTGACCAATGACGGGTCTTTGTCGGCCCAGTTCGAGCAGACCATTCTGGTGACGGAAAACGGATTTGAAAGCCTGACCCCGTACGATCTTTAG
- a CDS encoding MFS transporter has translation MSDSTPGEEPPVAYSGQDTPDPSRVQYGIVFVITLVHFTGDFYSSFFSPLLPAFVDKLGLTLTQVGLLTGLVRLLAFMIQPVVGYLSDRHESRWFVFTGLFLAFFCIPFSGIAPNFYVLLLVLSLGSLGSSMFHPATTGMVPLYSGNRTGFCLSIYNTGGTLAFALGPVFITWYVAHWGLEAMPWTGMLGLVAFLFCFKYLPRPKSENLSHLGFFKSLKATLGPVYKIIFLIWLVMFLRAVTGQAFMTFMPIFLVNEGHPLPSVGLIVAFFIIAGTLSGLLAGYMADRTGFRKIFFISYLFMAPALMLYLYLPGPWVFAGAFVAGFFVLAPLPLGVVMAQKLVPQSRAMVSSLMMGLAYGLGGAVSPLVGGLADVYGIEPVLFALSFVPVICLGVIARFPRVV, from the coding sequence ATGTCTGATTCAACCCCCGGGGAAGAACCCCCTGTCGCGTATTCGGGCCAGGACACTCCGGATCCCAGCCGGGTCCAGTACGGCATTGTTTTTGTGATCACCCTGGTGCATTTTACGGGTGATTTTTATTCCTCGTTTTTTTCACCGCTTTTGCCCGCGTTTGTGGACAAGCTGGGACTGACCCTGACCCAGGTGGGACTGCTCACCGGGCTGGTGCGGCTTTTGGCTTTTATGATCCAGCCCGTGGTGGGATATCTGTCCGACCGGCATGAGAGCCGGTGGTTTGTGTTTACCGGACTGTTTCTGGCGTTTTTCTGCATTCCGTTTTCAGGCATCGCTCCCAATTTTTATGTGCTGCTTTTGGTTCTGAGTCTGGGGTCTTTGGGCTCTTCCATGTTTCATCCGGCCACCACGGGCATGGTGCCGCTGTACAGCGGCAATCGCACCGGGTTCTGCCTGTCCATCTACAATACGGGCGGGACCCTGGCCTTTGCGTTGGGACCCGTGTTCATCACCTGGTATGTGGCCCATTGGGGCCTGGAAGCCATGCCCTGGACCGGAATGCTGGGACTGGTGGCGTTTTTGTTCTGTTTTAAATATCTGCCACGACCCAAAAGTGAAAACCTGTCTCACTTAGGATTTTTCAAATCATTGAAAGCCACTTTGGGGCCTGTGTACAAAATCATTTTTCTCATCTGGCTGGTCATGTTTCTGCGGGCCGTCACGGGCCAGGCATTCATGACATTCATGCCCATTTTTCTGGTGAATGAGGGACATCCGCTGCCCAGCGTGGGCCTGATTGTGGCGTTTTTCATCATAGCCGGTACCTTGAGCGGACTGTTGGCCGGATATATGGCGGACCGCACGGGGTTCAGGAAAATCTTTTTCATCTCTTATCTGTTCATGGCCCCGGCCCTGATGCTTTACCTGTACCTGCCCGGCCCCTGGGTATTTGCCGGCGCGTTTGTGGCCGGTTTTTTCGTGCTGGCACCCTTGCCTTTAGGCGTGGTCATGGCCCAGAAACTGGTGCCCCAGTCCCGGGCCATGGTATCCAGCCTGATGATGGGACTGGCCTATGGACTGGGCGGGGCCGTGTCTCCCCTGGTGGGGGGACTGGCTGATGTCTACGGCATCGAACCAGTGCTGTTTGCCCTGTCATTTGTTCCCGTGATCTGCCTGGGGGTCATTGCCCGGTTTCCCAGGGTGGTGTGA
- a CDS encoding glycine cleavage system protein R, producing the protein MNKFIITVLTQDRPGIIAHVTRILFELGCNLENVNQMILQTQFAGLFLVEAPESMDKEHLRQTLTTRSEGRDLVIHVNTLEESHETGMDAHGDIFLITTIGPDRKGLVAGFSDILAAYRANIVNLKAVFKGGIDPRDNVMSYQVWVTPDMDTAAMFADLRKKADELGLDIRIQHKNIFDAINKI; encoded by the coding sequence ATGAATAAATTCATCATCACCGTGCTGACCCAGGACCGGCCCGGCATTATCGCCCATGTGACCCGGATTCTGTTCGAGCTGGGCTGCAACCTTGAAAACGTCAATCAGATGATTCTCCAGACCCAGTTTGCCGGCCTGTTTCTGGTGGAAGCCCCGGAAAGTATGGACAAAGAACATTTGAGACAAACCCTGACCACCCGGTCGGAAGGCCGGGATCTGGTGATTCATGTCAATACCCTGGAGGAATCCCATGAAACAGGCATGGATGCGCACGGAGACATCTTTCTGATCACCACCATCGGACCGGACCGGAAAGGTCTGGTGGCCGGATTTTCCGATATTCTGGCCGCATACCGGGCCAATATCGTCAATCTTAAAGCCGTGTTCAAAGGCGGGATAGACCCCAGAGACAATGTCATGTCCTACCAGGTGTGGGTCACTCCGGATATGGATACGGCGGCAATGTTTGCGGATCTGCGCAAAAAAGCGGATGAACTGGGCCTGGATATCCGGATCCAGCATAAAAATATTTTTGATGCCATCAACAAAATATAG
- a CDS encoding DUF4911 domain-containing protein, whose translation MTLQMLHKEYRVDKTRIGFIKFIFEAYEGIAVVTTLDARTGHVRFAIAPDQVEEAFQIIADLKKDFEFHAL comes from the coding sequence ATGACCCTGCAGATGCTGCACAAGGAATACCGGGTGGACAAAACCCGCATCGGATTCATTAAATTCATATTTGAGGCCTATGAAGGCATTGCCGTGGTGACCACGCTGGATGCCCGGACCGGGCACGTGCGTTTTGCCATTGCACCGGACCAGGTTGAAGAGGCATTTCAGATCATTGCGGATTTGAAAAAGGATTTTGAATTTCATGCATTATAA
- the rpe gene encoding ribulose-phosphate 3-epimerase: MALIAPSILSADFTCLGKEVSAVENAGADWIHIDVMDGRFVPNITYGPIIVQACKRVTSLPLDVHLMIEKPEAIIPDFAKAGADYISVHAETCPHLHRTLQQIRELGVKPGVALNPATPLSCIEYIADQLDFVLIMSVNPGFGGQKFIESSIEKINALSDLLAKKNPFAIIQVDGGINADTIASVARAGASCFVAGSAIFNTPDYNDTIAALRLAAER, from the coding sequence ATGGCACTTATTGCCCCTTCCATATTATCCGCTGATTTCACCTGCCTGGGCAAGGAAGTGTCAGCGGTTGAAAATGCCGGCGCCGACTGGATCCATATCGATGTCATGGACGGCCGGTTTGTTCCCAATATCACCTATGGCCCCATTATTGTTCAAGCCTGCAAACGGGTCACCTCCCTGCCTTTAGATGTACATCTGATGATTGAAAAACCCGAAGCCATTATTCCTGATTTTGCCAAAGCCGGGGCCGATTATATTTCCGTGCATGCGGAAACCTGCCCGCACCTGCACCGGACCCTTCAGCAGATCCGGGAACTGGGCGTGAAGCCCGGCGTGGCCCTGAACCCGGCCACCCCGCTGTCTTGCATTGAGTATATTGCGGATCAGCTGGATTTTGTGCTGATCATGAGCGTGAATCCCGGATTCGGGGGCCAGAAATTCATTGAATCCAGCATTGAAAAAATCAATGCCCTGTCCGATCTGCTGGCCAAAAAAAATCCGTTCGCCATCATCCAGGTGGACGGCGGCATCAATGCCGACACCATTGCCTCCGTGGCCCGGGCCGGGGCCAGCTGTTTTGTGGCAGGCTCGGCCATTTTCAACACCCCCGACTACAATGACACCATTGCGGCGTTGCGCTTGGCCGCTGAAAGGTAA
- a CDS encoding PFL family protein, translating to MFEDHEIISTIEMVKNEHLDVRAVTLGINLFDCISHDLDTFRHNIRKKITGHAGALKSVCDAVGDKYGIQVVNKRISISPIALVGAAFSADQMVEIAHELNEIATAVDIDFIGGFSALVEKGMATGDTALINALPRALAETQRVCASVNVATTKAGINMDAVLQMARAIKQAAELTADQDGLACAKLCVFANIPEDMPFMAGAYLGVGVADAVINVGVSGPGVVKRAIERNLENGPMTLGNIAEVIKRTACKVTRVGELIGREVARELDVRFGVVDLSLAPTPTVGDSIGEIFQALGLSHIGVPGSTAALAMLNDAVKKGGAFASSHVGGLSGAFIPVSEDLNIAQAAHQGFLSLEKLEAMTSVCSVGLDMVPVPGDITEECLAGMIADEMAIGMINAKTTATRIIPVPGKKAGDSVYFGGLLGEAKIMAVPHMADASLFVHHGGRIPAPIHSLKN from the coding sequence ATGTTTGAAGATCATGAAATCATCTCCACCATTGAAATGGTGAAAAACGAACACCTGGATGTCCGGGCCGTGACCTTAGGCATCAACCTGTTTGACTGCATCAGCCACGACCTGGACACGTTCAGGCACAATATCCGGAAAAAAATCACGGGCCATGCCGGTGCTTTGAAATCCGTGTGCGATGCCGTGGGAGACAAATACGGCATCCAGGTGGTGAATAAACGCATCTCCATCAGCCCCATCGCCCTGGTGGGGGCTGCATTTTCCGCCGACCAGATGGTGGAAATCGCCCATGAACTCAATGAGATTGCCACAGCTGTGGACATCGATTTTATCGGCGGATTTTCCGCACTGGTGGAAAAAGGCATGGCAACCGGTGACACAGCCCTGATTAACGCCCTGCCCCGGGCTCTGGCTGAAACCCAGCGGGTGTGCGCATCCGTGAATGTGGCCACCACCAAGGCCGGCATCAACATGGATGCCGTGCTGCAAATGGCCCGGGCCATCAAACAGGCTGCGGAATTGACCGCAGACCAGGACGGCCTGGCCTGTGCCAAACTGTGCGTGTTTGCCAATATACCCGAAGACATGCCGTTCATGGCCGGGGCCTATCTGGGCGTAGGTGTGGCCGATGCCGTGATCAATGTGGGCGTGTCCGGACCCGGCGTGGTCAAACGGGCCATTGAGCGGAACCTGGAAAATGGCCCCATGACCCTGGGCAATATTGCAGAAGTGATCAAACGCACGGCCTGCAAGGTCACCCGGGTGGGAGAACTCATCGGCCGGGAAGTGGCCAGAGAACTGGATGTCCGGTTCGGTGTGGTGGACCTGTCTTTAGCCCCGACCCCGACCGTGGGAGACAGCATCGGAGAGATCTTCCAGGCGTTGGGCCTGAGCCATATCGGGGTGCCCGGTTCCACGGCGGCCCTGGCCATGCTCAATGACGCCGTGAAAAAAGGCGGGGCATTTGCTTCCTCCCATGTGGGGGGCCTGAGCGGGGCGTTCATCCCGGTGAGCGAAGACCTCAACATCGCCCAGGCGGCCCACCAGGGGTTTTTAAGCCTGGAAAAACTGGAAGCCATGACCTCGGTGTGTTCCGTGGGACTGGACATGGTGCCCGTGCCCGGAGACATCACGGAAGAATGCCTGGCCGGCATGATTGCCGATGAAATGGCCATCGGCATGATCAATGCCAAAACCACAGCCACCCGCATCATCCCCGTGCCGGGCAAGAAAGCCGGGGACAGCGTGTATTTCGGCGGGCTTCTGGGCGAGGCCAAAATCATGGCCGTTCCCCATATGGCGGATGCCAGTTTGTTTGTGCATCACGGGGGCCGGATTCCCGCACCCATCCACAGTCTGAAAAATTAA
- the miaB gene encoding tRNA (N6-isopentenyl adenosine(37)-C2)-methylthiotransferase MiaB, which produces MHYNGYAHIHTIGCQMNVYDSEKLGTVLHTLGYQLTRHPEQADIIVCNTCAIRHKAEEKAFSFLGRFAREKRKNPRLITVMAGCVAQQEGKNAFQRLPHLDLVLGTQAFSRFSTHIAALKSGQRQIVDTAPSDVIFETLPDDTAFAENPVSKFVTIMQGCDNFCTYCVVPYVRGRERSRSWQSIVAEIEILAEKGIREVTLLGQNVNSYGAKENSLSFAGLLEKVAGVDGIHRIRFATSHPKDLSHDLIRAMADLDKVCNHLHLPVQSGSNRILKKMNRGYTAELYLSRIDALRSAIPDIGLSTDIIVGFPSETSDEFEETMALVKQVGFDSIFAFAYSDRSSAPAAKFSDPVDDTEKMARLNRLLTFQDTMTQKKNEQMTGRVVQVLVEGVSLKQHDGFVKTTPHTRQMTGRSEANKIVHFPSDTLAAGDLVEIKILNAYPHSLWGTASGTVMP; this is translated from the coding sequence ATGCATTATAACGGGTATGCCCATATTCATACCATCGGATGCCAGATGAATGTGTATGATTCCGAAAAACTGGGCACAGTGTTACATACCTTAGGGTATCAGCTGACCCGGCATCCGGAACAGGCGGATATTATTGTGTGCAACACCTGCGCCATCCGTCACAAGGCAGAGGAAAAAGCGTTCAGTTTTCTGGGCCGGTTTGCCAGGGAAAAACGGAAAAACCCCCGTCTCATCACGGTCATGGCCGGGTGCGTGGCCCAGCAGGAAGGAAAAAATGCGTTTCAGCGCCTGCCCCACCTGGACCTGGTGCTGGGGACCCAGGCATTTTCCCGGTTTAGCACCCATATTGCGGCATTGAAATCCGGTCAGCGGCAGATCGTGGACACGGCGCCGTCGGATGTCATTTTCGAGACCCTGCCCGATGATACCGCGTTTGCGGAAAACCCGGTGTCCAAATTTGTCACCATCATGCAGGGGTGTGACAATTTCTGCACCTATTGCGTGGTGCCCTATGTCCGGGGCAGGGAGCGAAGCCGGTCCTGGCAGTCCATTGTGGCGGAGATCGAGATACTGGCGGAAAAAGGCATCCGGGAAGTGACCCTGCTGGGCCAGAATGTCAACTCATACGGGGCCAAGGAAAACAGTCTCTCATTTGCCGGTCTTCTGGAAAAAGTGGCGGGTGTTGACGGCATTCACCGGATCCGGTTCGCCACCTCGCACCCCAAAGACCTGTCCCACGATTTGATCCGGGCCATGGCCGATCTGGATAAAGTGTGCAATCACCTGCATCTGCCCGTGCAGTCCGGTTCCAACCGGATTTTGAAAAAAATGAACCGGGGATACACGGCAGAACTTTATCTTTCCAGAATCGATGCCCTGCGGTCCGCCATTCCGGACATCGGTCTGTCCACAGACATTATTGTGGGATTTCCATCGGAAACTTCGGACGAGTTCGAAGAAACCATGGCCCTGGTCAAACAGGTGGGGTTTGATTCCATTTTTGCGTTCGCCTATTCAGATCGGTCCTCCGCGCCGGCGGCAAAATTTTCAGATCCCGTGGATGACACGGAAAAAATGGCCCGCCTCAACCGGTTGCTGACATTCCAGGACACCATGACCCAGAAGAAAAATGAACAGATGACCGGCCGGGTGGTTCAGGTTCTGGTGGAAGGGGTCAGCTTAAAACAGCATGACGGGTTTGTGAAAACCACGCCTCATACCCGGCAGATGACCGGCAGAAGCGAAGCCAATAAAATCGTTCATTTTCCATCCGACACCCTGGCCGCCGGCGATTTGGTGGAAATCAAAATTTTGAATGCCTATCCCCATTCCCTGTGGGGGACAGCCTCTGGAACAGTGATGCCATGA